A single region of the Aeromicrobium chenweiae genome encodes:
- a CDS encoding acyltransferase: MRAAHIAATADIDPRASIGAGTLVWDLAQVREEARLGVQCIIGRGAYVGPGVVLGDRCKVQNHALVYEPAVLGDGVFIGPAAVLTNDLFPRAVTPTGELKRAEDWDAVGVVVGTGASVGARAVCIAPARIGRWAMVAAGAVVTRDVPDHALVAGVPARRVGWVGRAGVPLEDAGGGTFRCPRTGETYVERGDGLEPAAG; encoded by the coding sequence CTGCGTGCAGCGCACATCGCGGCGACTGCTGACATCGATCCCCGTGCCTCGATCGGCGCGGGGACACTCGTGTGGGACCTCGCACAGGTGCGCGAGGAGGCCCGGCTGGGCGTGCAGTGCATCATCGGACGAGGGGCGTACGTCGGGCCCGGGGTGGTCCTGGGTGACCGGTGCAAGGTGCAGAACCATGCCCTGGTCTACGAGCCGGCCGTGCTGGGCGACGGCGTCTTCATCGGGCCCGCGGCGGTGCTGACCAACGACCTGTTCCCCCGTGCGGTGACCCCGACCGGGGAGCTGAAGCGGGCCGAGGACTGGGACGCCGTCGGGGTCGTGGTCGGGACGGGAGCGTCGGTCGGCGCCCGGGCGGTGTGCATCGCCCCGGCCCGGATCGGGCGGTGGGCGATGGTGGCGGCCGGGGCCGTCGTCACGAGGGACGTACCGGACCACGCCCTGGTGGCAGGTGTTCCCGCCCGCCGGGTGGGGTGGGTCGGCCGGGCCGGCGTGCCGCTGGAGGACGCCGGTGGAGGGACGTTCAGGTGCCCGCGGACCGGCGAGACGTACGTCGAGCGCGGCGACGGCCTCGAGCCGGCGGCGGGATGA